The segment CTGAGTGTATTTGACTTTGCCTTCGCCATCGATGATCACGACCGCGCGACAAAGCAGACCTTTCAGTGGGCCGTCAACAATCGCCGCACCGTAGCTGTCGCCAAAGCCACTGCAGCGGAATGCAGACAGGTTGTCGATATGTTCCAGCGACTCAGCTTCGCAGAAACGCTTTTGAGCGAATGGCAGATCCATCGAAACGTTAACGATTACAGTGTCGCCGGCTTCACCCGCTTTGCCGTTGAACGTTTTCGCGCTCATCGCACACGTTCCCGTGTCCAGGCTGGGAACGATGTTCAGCACGACGTTCTTCCCAGCGTAGTCTGCGAGAGATTTTTCGCTGAGATCGCCTGCGACCAAAGTGAAGTCCGGGGCAGCGCTTCCGACTGCTGGCAACTCACCAGACGTGTTGCAGTCGTTGCCTTTGAGGGTAATTTTCGCCATCTATCTATAGTCCTGAATTTTGATTTTTAGTTTAGCTTGATCGTAAAAGTTATTCTTCGATGTTGACTTCGAGTCCACCGCCATCGATTGGGATGCTCTCACCACCGACGGTGATATCGAGCG is part of the Mariniblastus fucicola genome and harbors:
- the tpx gene encoding thiol peroxidase, with protein sequence MAKITLKGNDCNTSGELPAVGSAAPDFTLVAGDLSEKSLADYAGKNVVLNIVPSLDTGTCAMSAKTFNGKAGEAGDTVIVNVSMDLPFAQKRFCEAESLEHIDNLSAFRCSGFGDSYGAAIVDGPLKGLLCRAVVIIDGEGKVKYTQLVPEIVDEPDYGAALGAL